The Solanum pennellii chromosome 11, SPENNV200 sequence CCCCACCCGCTCCTCGAATCCATCCACCTACtcattatcttcttcttcttcatccatAGTTACTTATCATTTTCTATTCCTttgaaatgattaatttttttttcttgtaataaACTACAAGCTATTGAAATCAAGTCTAATgtaaatagtgaaataaattatGAAGCACGATTAATTAATGGAGTGACTGCtgatattttttaagaaaaataaatcgacGTTGATAAATTCAAAATCGACAATGAAGAGAAATCAAGAGGATtcaaatgaattatattaaatgtTCTGATATCATTTTGAATAAATGATTGGAAATGTTTGTTGATTGACCGAAAAtaaagatgaacaaaaattacttttatcatttcgatgttccatttttttcttgttgtaaATTCTATTAActattaaatttcatttataaaaagtgaaaaaaaacagagtttgaaaagtttaaaatggggtgaagaagaagatgaccATTGATATGACCTACATGAGTAGAGTGGGGGTGGGGTGAGGTGGATGGGGTTGCTTTCTTTATGAgttaaaaacattatttaaataaaaaaagttattttagttaatgattaggacaaaaaaaagtaaagtttattctaaattttttattttgaaaaaattgggAACATATTCACGCGCTACTAGGCAATGATATACACTTGATTTGTCACATCAGCATTTTGTGCTTAATAGACACATGTTTTGAACATTTAAAGTGTTTAATAAGTACAAGCCTTAGTTGAGgtgtttaaatgaattatgcagACAATTTTAAGGCATATGACTTAAGCCTTTAATCAATGTATGATGTAATTACAATGaacattaattacttattaaTTTTAAGCTTTTAATCAATGTATGATGTAATTACAATGAAcattaattagttattaatttttttttaagttggtcaaatattcatattcaagACTAATTAAGTATCAACGGTATACTACGAAGAATATTGTAATTTATgaaatgataagtattataaaCTAACTATCTACAGTATGAGTGACATATAAAAAGAAACAGAGGGAATACtagttttctaaaaaaatttaaaaatgtattattttgttaaattaatttaaacaatGACTTAGTTTAACCAAAAAGGCGTAACtttctataaaatttatatttaatgataAACATAAAATCGCTAGCAAACTTTAAAGCCGgacttttataaattttgattgaaaaCTAGAAGAATTTTCGCATATAACCACTCAAAAATAGCTCAATTATATACGCTTTATAGTTATATTTTGCTAATTAgattcgtagctacatgttgTAGGGAGCGAACGAGATAGGGAGAGGGAAAATAGATGTGAGCGAGAGCTGGCAGAGTGGGGAAAGacgaattgtatatgtatatctgcaaaataattgtatatattaattggtatacatatgtatttatatatccGACGAGCGAGATTGGAAGagggaggagagtggcgagcgagatgataaaaaattgtataatcgCATCTCGTTTATATAATTCGACATACGTTTGTATAATTCGCGtgtttttgtatataattgagTAATACAAAGTCTAGGATTACACAAATATGATAAAACTCGAAATAACAAATTGatacaaacataaacaatatgaactttaaacaattttgacaaattatattatacaaattatattatataaattatattatacaatattCGAAAACTACACGTTTATACAAACTTTAAAaagttaacaaaaaaaaaaactaaatatatatggtgataaaactaaaaaaacaaagaaaatcatCGTCACATATAAATACAACCATCTTACACAAAATTCAAATCAAAGGAAAAATTGTTagtagtgaattatacaaatatgatgaattataaACGTGacgaattatacaaactcaaGCCAGCCACGTAATTAATAGTTAATGTCAGTCGCGAgtgataattataacaaactataactatgatggGTGAATCAATAATATAAGTTTGATTAACCgcataattttctctttttataaatattaatctaaattcctaaataaaaaaaaaaaaaactttattctAAAATGTTGAACCGGTTTACTTGCAGAATAATCCAAACTCTCTCCTCTAAAACCCTCAATTCTTTTCTATTAAGCCCTAATCCAAAATCTCAGTCTCTCTGTTTCTACATTCAACTACAATGGGGAGCCAAGCGGCTGTTTCCTTCCTCACCAACATAGCCCGTGCCGCTTTCACTCTCGGACTCGGCGGCGCACTTGTCAATTCCTCCCTGTACACCGTCGACGGCGGTCAACGCGCCGTTCTCTTCGACCGTTTCAATGGTGTCCTTGACAAAACTGTTGGTGAAGGCACTCATTTCTTAATCCCATGGCTTCAGAAGCCTTTCATCTTCGATATCCGTACCAGGCCTCATGTTTTCTCTTCAGTCTCCGGTACAAAGGATCTACAGATGGTTAATCTCACGCTACGTATTCTATCTAGACCAGAAATATCACGCCTACCGTACATTTTCCAAAACCTAGGTACTGAATATGACGAGAAAGTACTTCCTTCTATTGGTAATGAGGTGCTTAAAGCTGTTGTGGCTCAATTTAACGCTGATCAGCTCCTTACGGATCGTCCACAGGTCTCTGCACTAGTACGGGAGAGTTTGATTAAACGTGCTAAGGATTTCAATATTGTGCTTGATGATGTGGCGATCACACACTTATCTTATGGAGCTGAGTTTTCGAAAGCTGTGGAGCAGAAACAGGTAGCTCAGCAGGAGGCTGAGAGATCGAAATTTGTGGTGATGAAAGCTGAGCAAGAGAGGAGGGCTGCGATTATTCGGGCTGAAGGAGAGAGCGAATCTGCAAAGCTGATTTCCGATGCTACTGCGGCTGCTGGAATGGGTTTGATTGAGCTGAGGAGGATTGAAGCTTCTAGAGAAGTTGCTGGGACTTTGGCTAAGACTCCTAATGTTGCTTACTTGCCTAAGCAAGGGAATATGCTTCTTGGACTCGGCCGTTGAGTAGGTAATCAATTGAGCAAAATGctagtttatttatgtatttatctTTTCGGAAAATCTTATACATTGTTAACTTatctaaaatatttacaaaCAGACTCTAATTGGAAAGTCAATACACTTTAGTTAAAAGTAGTGGATCACAAAGATatgcaacaacaacataccttgtataatcccacaagtggagtCTGGGGAGAGTAGTGTATACGGAGACCTTAACCCCCTACTTTGTGGGGCAGAGAGGCATAGAGAGTATAAAAAGAGACTGATCATGTTTTAAAGACTCATTTTGTAAGACTATATATCTAGATGGATAGTTCATGATTTTACCATACTGAGGCAGCATTGAAGGTCGTCCCCTTTTCCAATTTGAGTGAGTCTCGGGGCTGGGTCGGCATAGTTGTTTTACATTGCGTAGGATCCTCTCACCTTCCAAGATGTTACATGGACTGTGGGTATGGATAAGTAACCAGTACAGGTGTCTGTGAGCATACTGAGTAGGTAAATAGACCTTTCCGCTAACTTTTGGTGTATTATGAAGATTCGTAAAGAACGATGGCTTGTGGAAAAAATGGCTAATCCATAGCTGTTGTAGTACTGCCTTAACTGAGGACAGGAAGGTTTCTGGTGCAGACAGGCTTACAGAATACTTACTGGCCTTCTCTTTGCTATCCCGCAATACCAGAATTAGTTTTCCAGCATTTAATCACCAAATGGGATCAGGTTCAAGATGTCTATTTTTGGCAGATAAGGGCTAAAATAGGGGAAAGTAATGAAGGGGTGGGGAGTGCTCGGTGAGGATTGTTGTGAATGTGCCATGTTTAGTATTTGGTGATTAGTGAGAAATTTAGGTGGTCATTGTTGATCGTGCCCCTTACACTCTGATTTATTCCACACAGGAGAGTTGGAAAAATGTTTTggatgatttattatttcgtgTATTTGAAATGATGAAACATTAGAATGGTGCAACCTTGTATTATATGTTGAAAGGCTACTGCACCGGTCTCTCAAGGTTCATCAGTGAGTCAGGTCCTACTTCCTGATTTTTTCTTGGTTTTGTGTGCTAAACAAGATTTGCATCtgatttatcacattttttgaAGCCCCATTGTATTAAAAACCTTAACCTTTATTGaactaatgaatccctcaatgAAATAGGAGATACTTGCATATTATATGTGCCAGGTtaattttatacttcattaTTGTATTTTCAGCCAACGTGCTGTTTCTGTGcaatattaaaattttcctaGTTTGTGTATGTGGCGGTGGTGGTGGTTGGGGGGGGGGAATTGGTCTTGCTTCTGGTGGTGATCAAGATTTATTTACTTACTcggtatatatttttttttataatttacttAGAAATGTTTTCATACTAGCTATTGGCTAGATCTTAATGGTTGGATATTGAGAAGTCAATCATAGAAGAGGCCCAATCTTTTTCATGAACACTTGCATAGACTGACGAAATAAGACCTAATCTCTGCTCTTGTTATGTGATTTGCTCTTATTACTGAATTGAGCTATTGTTTGTTTGTTCGAACTATGTTAACAATCTGAAGCTTTTGTAAAACATGTATTATATGGCCGTGTAGTATCGCGGGGTTTAAGGCTGATGCTCTTTTGTCTTCCTCGAGTGAGCACTGTTTTATTTCTATCTACCAGATCCTCTGGAAATTGTGTCCGTTATCTGGTCCAAAAAAATCTTACCTTTTGTTTATTGTTTCTTTGTGGCTCTTTTGTTCCTTTCCAGGTGGTGGTTTCTTTAATGGTGTGGTGTATTTTACTGCTATTCTTCTTCGGTGGCCTCTTCTTACCAGTCCGTTTTTCTGGTTCAAAGATGACACCTTGATTCATCCTGGACAATGTATGTTATAGCGCGTATGAAGAAAACCAGGATCACTGAGGATGTTTTCTGTTTTGGTACCCTTTATGATAAACGTTATATTGTTATTTCTTTAGACAATCCCTTGTTTTCCTTAGCTTTACCCTATTTACTAACCTAGTTTAAATAATTGTCATGCAAACATTTTGATGAGACTGATGCAAATTATTGCACGTGAATCTCCAATTAGTATTTTCTTGTTGTTTATGTAAATACCCACAATTGAAGAAAACAATCTAGGTAAGCCACAGATCATCCATTTGGCCTAGCCAAATCTAATTTTAGTTCTTTGGAATCTGCATGGTTTATGTTAAGTGACTCAGTTAAAGCATTTGTTTGAgctaaatttattttaggaaaaaaggTTGACTGGTTTCTAAAAGAAATGTGAAGGCAGTAACAAATCCtaataagaaaagagaaagaacaaaaaaattactacTATATTATAGCAAGTGGAAGTTTAGGTATACTACAAAGGGTGTACTGATATCAACTACATACACAGATCAAATGTCCTGCCTCGCCGGCTAAGGCAAATCTCAAGATGCTTTAACGATCTTTTGATTCCTGCAATCAACGTTGGACTTGCAACTATGGATCTATTCTACCACTCCCCATTGACACATAAAGTCTGGTGTTTGCAGAAGGATGCCAACTTAATTGATCAACTTGGGCTGCTCAAATCAGAACAATCTCAGTGATCTACCATGAGGTATGAATTACTACGGTTGGTAGTTCTTTTTGACTCCCAAAGACACCTGCATTCAGGCAAAGGATTCGAATAGATAGAACCTTTTCTGGTAGACTTCTTAACTCTAGGTACCATTATGCCCTTCCGATCACTTTCAGCCAACATTGATCCCATTTGATCCTTGAAATCAATCCAGCTGTTTAGAAGTTTAAGGAAAACAAATAACAGTtgagaaaacacaaaaagaggcattgatgttgagctcttgttgcCTGGCACTTCAAGAGAATGTGCAATGTGAAAAGATGAAATGAACTCAGAGATGATATACTAAATTGGCGAGATTCAACATAAAATGCATTACAATTGGCTCATACATGAACTAGTTGTTGTTAGAATAGGAGTAGGAACAAGATTCATATACAACTCTTTGATTCTCTATCAAGAACGTAGAtgctgctctgataccatgtgagaaatattggagaagagtattattgaatttttgtatCTATAGTACAATCTTTTTCCAAGTAGGATTTTCTATGTACTATTTCTTGTTCCTACTTCTATTCTAACAGCCGTGTTCCAAAATCAAGGTAGATTCAGCCTCGGAAACATTctgaaatgataaattttagggGCAGGTTCATTCcatttcttttgatatttaCTTTTTGCAGGCAGGTTACTTAGATTATTCACGACTAGATAATGTCATGATTCATGAGCAAATAAGTTTTTCTACCTATAGAAGTATAATGGTTACAGGCAAGGAAAGCTAGACTTTGTTTTCAGTTACATGAGAAGCAGAAAGAGAAGAATAGAGACGAGAGCTATACGAAAAGGATCTCACCTTGTACTTGTGTTTTGCAATAAAGTTACAAGCTTGATTTTATCAGGTTTGATAGTCTTGGCATGTCCATTGAAAAGGTACCTTCTATGACCGATCAAAAAATGAGGGAAGTTCCCCCCTTGAGTGGTTACAAATACTTCACTAAACAAGCATACTAGGTAGTCCACAGCGGCTAGTCTTGATGAATAACCctgtaaaacaaaaaaaaagaatcaaaatccGAAAAACTTAGGTTCAGTTCAAGCAAAAACAAACAGAGGACAGACACATCCATTTCTCAGTTGGTCCATTTGATGGTACACACTATTTCTTGAAGTAATGGCGCTTTGTCGTCAACATATACCTGAAATGGCGCAAGTTCATCTTTGGTTGCCAAGGTCTCCTTGGTTTGTAGGAGGGGAAACATCTTCCGCAGAGGTTCTAGATATCTATCTGCCTGGTAAATCTTCCCAGAAGCCAAATATATCGGAGTTTCTTTGGCAAATCCCATACCCCTGAGCATCATGCCAACCTATCCtgacaaagaaaaatacatgaAACAAAAGAGTAGTTACAAGCCTACTAAATGTAAGACTTGATATGTAAACCTGGAGTTCACTAACAAATAACAAGAATGTGGTTGTCAGTTTCAGCGTGATAGCTCAAGAGACATGTTATATCTCATTTTTAAGTCTAACCTCTACAGGGGTCATAGGACATTTTCCATTTTTACGGTTGAGACCAGGTGCAATAACGCGATATTTCTGTTTGAACTTCTTTCCCCATCCTTTCTCACGTACTACATCCATTTCTGACTTCTCAACCTGTCCTCCATCATAAATACAGCATGAAAAGGCTACCATGTCCTTCACGTATAAGATGGATATTTCATCATTAGATTGAAGATCAACAGATTCACTCGAACTCCAGACAATCCTATGCAAGTAGAACTAGGAAGATGAAGTGTACCTCCTCAAAGCGAAGGTGTATAGAAATATACTTCCCACCAGAGTTAGAGCTCCTCTCAATCATACGCTTGACCAACTTCTTTGCAAGTTCTGATATGGCTAAAGAGAACTTTAAAGCTTCATAATTAGAAAAGCATCTCAGGAACTGAAGATGAGATGGAAGATGCATTGACAATCTATTAGCAAAGGGGGAAATACGAACAACCCTGCATGATATAAAGTAACAAAATAATGTGATAATAATGTCAATGCGCGCTCTTAACTACTAGGAAAGAGGTGCAAATTGCATACCGCTGCTTAAATAAGACAGGATAAACCTCTTCCAGGTAATATCTTGGAGGTGCCCAAGCTTGAACTCGCAAATTCTGAATGTTGCTGATATTAGAATCATATCTCTCCATCACTTCTGTTGGTAGTTCTTTAACCACTTCTACATAATCTTTAAGGGTGGACATGAAATGGTCTTCATCATAAATATCACCAAATTCACTGTTTTGTgacaaaaacagaaacaacaAACATAGCCTTTGTGAATACAGAAGTTCAACTAGATATGGTTATTGGTGTTACTCAAACGTGAAACAGTGATTTAACATGAGAAACCTTGCACAAGAATGAAGCACGTTGAGACGGAACCTACACTAGTCTACGCCTATTTCATTTTAGCAGTTAGATGTGCTTGGTTAGAAATACAGAAAGGCAAATAAT is a genomic window containing:
- the LOC107004791 gene encoding prohibitin-3, mitochondrial-like; translation: MGSQAAVSFLTNIARAAFTLGLGGALVNSSLYTVDGGQRAVLFDRFNGVLDKTVGEGTHFLIPWLQKPFIFDIRTRPHVFSSVSGTKDLQMVNLTLRILSRPEISRLPYIFQNLGTEYDEKVLPSIGNEVLKAVVAQFNADQLLTDRPQVSALVRESLIKRAKDFNIVLDDVAITHLSYGAEFSKAVEQKQVAQQEAERSKFVVMKAEQERRAAIIRAEGESESAKLISDATAAAGMGLIELRRIEASREVAGTLAKTPNVAYLPKQGNMLLGLGR
- the LOC107004790 gene encoding O-fucosyltransferase 10-like, which translates into the protein MHYSHSNYCATYITYILFFLFIEYIFSLFYTFMSSKSVNGGCTINNTSPPTSPRNRQNCRRRLRRRGSFSMLHRRYFLLLVSVLYFTGLISCVGPLFSLLQFSALANGAVYRSHEIFQKLWTDIEADNSSSIELSSVWIYKRKLKEQRPCSFGTTASTKDSLGANLYLIVDANGGLNQQRSSICNAVVIAALLNATLLIPRLEFHNVWRDSSEFGDIYDEDHFMSTLKDYVEVVKELPTEVMERYDSNISNIQNLRVQAWAPPRYYLEEVYPVLFKQRVVRISPFANRLSMHLPSHLQFLRCFSNYEALKFSLAISELAKKLVKRMIERSSNSGGKYISIHLRFEEDMVAFSCCIYDGGQVEKSEMDVVREKGWGKKFKQKYRVIAPGLNRKNGKCPMTPVEVGMMLRGMGFAKETPIYLASGKIYQADRYLEPLRKMFPLLQTKETLATKDELAPFQGYSSRLAAVDYLVCLFSEVFVTTQGGNFPHFLIGHRRYLFNGHAKTIKPDKIKLVTLLQNTSTSWIDFKDQMGSMLAESDRKGIMVPRVKKSTRKGSIYSNPLPECRCLWESKRTTNRSNSYLMVDH